One genomic window of Medicago truncatula cultivar Jemalong A17 chromosome 1, MtrunA17r5.0-ANR, whole genome shotgun sequence includes the following:
- the LOC11434985 gene encoding 3-isopropylmalate dehydratase large subunit, chloroplastic: MASSLVPSTSFFHTKKDLSLSAFSSPSSQRCHKHASKRITCSVAAPQQTQRQPSSTGSVKTAMTMTEKIMAKASEKGHVTPGDNIWVDVDVLMTHDVCGPGSIGIFKKEFGQDAKVWDREKVVIIPDHYIFTSDERANRNVDILRDFCHEQDIKYFYDIKDLSNFKVNPDYKGVCHIALAQEGHCRPGEVLLGTDSHTCTAGAFGQFATGIGNTDAGFVLGAGKLLLKVPPTLRFVMDGEMPNYLLAKDLILQIIGEISVAGATYKSMEFVGSTVESLNMEERMTLCNMVVEAGGKNGVIPPDSITYKYLEGKTSVPYEPVYSDQQARFLSEYRFDVSKLEPLVAKPHSPDNRALARECKDVKINRVYIGSCTGGKTEDFMAAAKVFLASGKKVKVPTFLVPATQKVWMDVYSLPVPGSGGKTCSQIFEEAGCDTPASPSCGACLGGPKDTYARMNEPQVCVSTTNRNFPGRMGHREGEIYLASPYTAAASALTGYVTDPREFLQ, encoded by the exons atggCTTCCTCTCTTGTTCCTTCCACCTCCTTCTTCCACACCAAG aaGGATCTGTCTCTCTCTGCTTTCTCATCACCATCTTCTCAACGATGTCACAAACATGCTTCAAAGAGAATCACTTGTTCTGTTGCTGCACCTCAACAGACACAGCGTCAACCTTCTTCAACTGGATCA GTGAAGACAGCTATGACTATGACTGAGAAGATAATGGCGAAAGCTTCTGAGAAGGGGCATGTTACACCTGGGGATAATATTTgggttgatgttgatgttttgaTGACTCATGATGTTTGTGGTCCTGGTTCTATTGGGATTTTTAAGAAGGAGTTTGGTCAGGATGCTAAG GTTTGGGATCGTGAAAAGGTTGTAATAATACCTGACCACTATATATTCACAAGCGATGAACGTGCGAATCGCAATGTTGACATACTCAGAGATTTCTGCCATGAGCAAGATATCAAGTACTTTTATGATATTAAAGATCTTAGTAATTTCAAG GTGAATCCAGATTACAAAGGTGTTTGTCACATTGCTCTTGCTCAGGAAGGTCATTGCAGGCCAGGAGAG GTTCTCTTGGGCACTGATTCTCACACTTGTACTGCTGGAGCATTTGGTCAATTTGCAACAGGGATTGGTAATACTGATGCTGGTTTTGTGTTGGGTGCAGGGAAGCTTTTGCTTAAG GTGCCTCCAACTTTGAGATTTGTAATGGATGGAGAAATGCCGAATTATTTGCTTGCCAAAGATTTGATTCTGCAA ATTATTGGTGAAATAAGTGTGGCTGGTGCAACTTACAAATCAATGGAGTTCGTTGGCTCAACTGTTGAAAGCCTAAAC ATGGAAGAACGAATGACATTGTGCAACATGGTTGTTGAAGCTGGAGGAAAGAATGGTGTTATTCCTCCTGATAGCATTACATATAAATATCTTGAG ggcAAGACATCTGTGCCATATGAACCAGTATATAGTGACCAGCAAGCAAG ATTTCTTTCTGAGTATAGATTTGATGTTTCTAAATTGGAGCCACTGGTTGCCAAG CCTCATTCACCAGATAACCGTGCTTTGGCAAGAGAGTGCAAGGATGTGAAAATTAACAGAGTATACATAGGATCTTGTACAGGTGGAAAAACAGAAGATTTCATGGCTGCTGCAAAAGTTTTTCTAGCATCA GGTAAAAAGGTCAAAGTTCCCACATTTCTTGTCCCTGCAACACAGAAG GTTTGGATGGACGTGTATAGTCTTCCTGTCCCTGGATCCGGTGGTAAGACTTGCTCGCAGATATTTGAAGAAGCTGGTTGTGACACACCTGCTAGTCCTAGTTGTGGTGCTTGTTTGGGTGGCCCGAAAGATACTTATGCCCGCATGAATGAACCTCAG GTTTGTGTTTCAACCACAAATAGAAACTTTCCAGGGCGAATGGGACACAGGGAAGGTGAAATATATTTGGCTTCTCCGTATACAGCTGCAGCATCTGCATTGACCGGTTATGTTACTGATCCAAGAGAGTTCTTGCAGTAA
- the LOC11424298 gene encoding uncharacterized protein — MSNILACYQLLELNVISAQDLAEVGRSMRTYAVAWVDPDRKLSTRVDSQSGTNPAWNDKFVFRVDEDFLYDENSTITIDIYAIHWFKDIHVGTAHVLADDIIPPSRPSHSNNYKPQGMQFVGLQVHRPSGRPKGILNVGVAVIDSSMRSMPLYTHNNTPTAGYHQNDHHDQLSHEAMSELRRAKSDSSSMIGSEVVEHEKRLRAKRGKASSQVTLSEVSTYSKKKSPSMLSGSDVKATPTSKKVKSRKTNKNYPNDFNPTAIVSYDYEVKPSPKPQFLNSPATGRVYNNGGARATPLHAFAINNAVANANMEYNSPYRTNKGHHRPIITDSELGPSASEVAEAVARQPVMDEGESSIVTGWSLNESVEDLQPKIERWQTDLAPVHDGREMSSKPTTSSKKKDKHSRRRTNGGGGDGGDNGLFSCFSVICGLECSIVCGGDKKKKNRLRRNQSMDSASFV, encoded by the coding sequence ATGTCTAACATTTTGGCATGTTACCAACTCCTAGAGCTTAATGTCATTTCAGCACAAGATTTGGCTGAGGTGGGCCGCTCCATGCGGACATACGCAGTTGCATGGGTTGACCCTGATCGCAAGCTCTCCACTCGGGTTGATTCCCAGAGTGGGACCAATCCGGCGTGGAATGATAAATTTGTCTTTCGGGTTGACGAAGATTTTTTATATGACGAGAATTCAACAATAACAATTGACATTTATGCAATTCATTGGTTCAAAGACATCCATGTGGGTACAGCCCACGTCCTCGCCGATGATATCATCCCACCATCACGACCTTCCCATAGCAATAACTATAAACCTCAAGGCATGCAGTTCGTGGGGCTTCAGGTCCATCGACCCTCGGGTCGCCCGAAAGGGATTTTAAACGTTGGTGTGGCGGTCATTGATAGCTCTATGAGGAGCATGCCTCTTTACACACACAACAACACCCCAACTGCTGGATATCATCAAAATGATCATCATGATCAACTAAGCCATGAAGCCATGTCAGAGCTTCGACGTGCGAAGAGTGACTCCAGCTCAATGATCGGCTCAGAAGTTGTGGAACATGAGAAACGGCTCAGGGCTAAAAGAGGAAAAGCAAGTTCTCAAGTTACTCTTTCCGAAGTTAGCACATACAGCAAGAAAAAGTCTCCCTCTATGTTGAGTGGCTCAGATGTGAAGGCTACACCAACCTCGAAAAAAGTTAAATCTAGAAAAACGAATAAAAACTATCCAAACGACTTCAACCCGACAGCTATTGTTAGTTATGACTACGAAGTTAAACCCTCCCCAAAGCCGCAGTTTCTAAATTCTCCGGCTACAGGGAGAGTTTACAATAACGGTGGAGCACGAGCCACTCCACTACATGCATTCGCCATAAATAATGCAGTGGCGAATGCAAATATGGAGTACAACAGTCCATACAGAACAAACAAGGGCCACCATCGTCCTATCATAACGGACTCTGAATTGGGTCCGTCAGCATCCGAGGTGGCAGAAGCGGTGGCAAGGCAACCTGTGATGGATGAGGGAGAGAGTTCTATAGTAACAGGGTGGAGCTTGAACGAGAGTGTCGAAGATTTGCAACCCAAAATTGAGAGGTGGCAAACGGATTTGGCACCGGTGCACGATGGCCGAGAGATGTCAAGTAAGCCAACAACTAGCAGCAAGAAGAAGGATAAGCATTCACGTAGGCGCACAAATGGTGGCGGTGGCGATGGTGGTGATAATGGCTTGTTCTCTTGCTTTAGTGTTATTTGTGGTCTTGAATGCTCCATCGTCTGCGGCGgcgataaaaagaaaaaaaataggcttCGCCGGAATCAATCTATGGATAGTGCAAGCTTTGTATGA